The DNA window ATAATCGCTTTATCGTCCCCAATCCTCAAACGATAAAAATCATCATTAAGTTAAGGAATACTTAAGTGAAAGAGAGAATGCCACCGCTGCAAGGTTTGTATTACTTTTATGTCGCATGTCAGCAAGGCAGCTTCAAGCGTGCAGCCGAGCAGTTATTTGTTTCCGCAGCCGCAGTCAGTCAGCAGATTCGACAATTGGAAGAGTGGTTAAACGTTGATCTTTTTGTTCGCCAGCATAGAAAAGTACAACTGACTACAGAAGGTGCACTGCTTTTTGAACAGGCAAAGAAAGGCTTTACCCACTTGCAAGAAGGTATTCGCTTAATCAATACCGACCCAAACCCCAATCAGCTATCGGTTTCCACTTTGCCCTCTTTTGCTCAGCATTGGTTAGTGCCTAGGTTGACCGAGTTCAAAAGCCGCTATCCTCATATCGCTCTGCTACTCGAACCAACCAATCAACTGATCACATTTGATGATTCCCGAATCGATTTATGCATTCGCTATGGACGAGGAAACTACCCCAATATTGAGAGCCAATGGCTAATGGATGACGTTATGTACCCCGTTTGTCATCCAATTTATCGGCAACAACACGATATCCAAACGCTGGCAGACATCAACCGCGTCGATCTGATTGAAGACACTTGGCCTGACATGGATTGGGCCTCTTTTCTAAGTAATCTAGGTCTTAATGGGGGACAGTCGACACTCAAATACGATGGATCGCATTTTGTTTTGGAGGGAGCCCTGGCGGTGCAGGGGGTCGGATTAGTCAAGCACTCACTAGCAGCGCGTTACATAAAAGAAGGGAAACTGGTGCGCATTGGCAGTACTGCGTTAAAGCCAAGGTATAGCTACTACATGTGCGCGCCTACTGGATATTTCCGCAGAGAGAAAGTCCAACTTTTTCGCCAGTGGCTTCTCGACGAAATAGCCAACTTTCAATACGCTTATCCTCTCACCGACATCGATGTGATCAACGATATCGAATAGTTGATTCAAATGAACAAAGAGGGCCGCTTAGCGCACCTTGATATTCAAATAATAAAAAACCCGCAGTTGCCTGCGGGTTTTTCTGTTATCGAGTTAAGTTAAGAATTACTTCTTAGCGTTACGCTCTTTAACTTCAGCAATTACTTGCTCTGCTACGTTGTTTGGACATGGTGCGTAGTGTGAGAATTCCATAGAGAAACTGACCACGACCAGAAGTCATTGTACGTAGAGTACCGATGTAGCCGAACATTTCAGAAAGTGGTACGTCTGCTTTAACGCGAACGCCAGTTGCACCCATTTCTTGGTTCTTGATCATGCCACGACGACGGTTCAAGTCACCGATTACGTCACCAACGTGATCTTCAGGAGTGAACACGTCAACTTTCATGATTGGCTCAAGAAGCTGAGGAGCCGCTTTAGGAATTGACTGACGGAATGCGCCTTTCGCTGCGATTTCAAATGCGATTGCAGATGAGTCAACTGCGTGGAAGCCACCGTCGAACAGTTCAACTTCAACGTCTAGTACAGGGAAACCAGCCAAAGTACCAGTCGCCATCATAGACTTGAAGCCTTTCTCAACTGCTGGCCAGAATTCCTTAGGAACGTTACCACCAACAACAGTTGACTTGAAGGTGAAACCAGTGTTTTGCTCTCCTGGCTTGATACGGTAATCGATCTTACCGAACTGACCAGAACCACCAGACTGTTTCTTGTGCGTGTAGCTGTCTTCAACTGCTTTCGTGATAGTTTCACGGTAAGCTACCTGTGGAGCACCTACTTCTAGCTCAACGCCATAAGTACGCTTCAGGATGTCAACTTTGATGTCTAGGTGAAGTTCGCCCATACCTTTAAGGATGGTTTCGCCTGAATCTTCGTCAGTCTCAACTTGGAATGATGGATCTTCTGCAACCATTTTACCGATCGCGATACCCATTTTCTCAGAGCCGTTCTTATCTTTTGGCTTAACAGCGATAGAGATAACTGGATCTGGGAAGATCATTGGCTCAAGAGTACATTCGTGCTTAGGATCACATAGAGTGTGACCAGTTTGAACGTTCTTCATACCAACGATAGCGATAATGTCACCTGCTTGTGCAGATTCTAGCTCGTTACGGTCGTTTGCGTGCATTTCCACCATGCGGCCAACACGCTCAGTTTTACCTGTTGCGCTGTTAAGAATGGTATCACCCTTCTTGATTCGACCTGAGTAAACACGAACGAAAGTCAGGGCACCAAAACGGTCATCCATGATCTTGAACGCAAGCGCTTTTAGAGGAGCATCAACAGATACTGTTGCAACTTCACCAGTTGGCTCACCCGTTTCTGGGTTAGTCAGAGGCTGAGGTTCAACTTCAGTTGGAGACGGTAGGTAATCAACAACTGCGTCTAGTACAAGTTGCATACCTTTGTTTTTGAATGCAGAACCACAGTATGTTGGGAAGAACGCTAGTTCACGAGTACCTTTACGGATACACGCTTTGATTTGCTCGATAGATGGCTCTTCGCCGTCCATGTAAGCCATCATTAGTTCGTCGTCTTGCTCAACAGCAGATTCGATCATCATCTCACGGTATTCTTCAACTTGATCTACCATGTCTGCTGGGATTTCTTTGATTTCGTAGTTTTCTGGAAGACCTGAGTCATCCCATACGAATGCTTGACGAGTTAATACGTCAACTACACCAACGAACTCGTCTTCACGGCCGATAGGTAGAGTCATCA is part of the Vibrio cidicii genome and encodes:
- a CDS encoding LysR substrate-binding domain-containing protein; this translates as MKERMPPLQGLYYFYVACQQGSFKRAAEQLFVSAAAVSQQIRQLEEWLNVDLFVRQHRKVQLTTEGALLFEQAKKGFTHLQEGIRLINTDPNPNQLSVSTLPSFAQHWLVPRLTEFKSRYPHIALLLEPTNQLITFDDSRIDLCIRYGRGNYPNIESQWLMDDVMYPVCHPIYRQQHDIQTLADINRVDLIEDTWPDMDWASFLSNLGLNGGQSTLKYDGSHFVLEGALAVQGVGLVKHSLAARYIKEGKLVRIGSTALKPRYSYYMCAPTGYFRREKVQLFRQWLLDEIANFQYAYPLTDIDVINDIE